In the genome of Granulibacter bethesdensis CGDNIH1, one region contains:
- a CDS encoding glycosyltransferase family 9 protein produces the protein MERILVIKHGAFGDLVQALDAFHAIRLHHPAARITLLTAPAYRGLTSLIPWFDDVVFDPRPAWWRLDALLSRRQWFRRMRFQRVYDLQCSSRTARYFALIPHRERPEWIGAARGASHPNPDFSTGTFSNRDKMAAQLRTAGLPPPSPAPMDWLDANIDALALPPRFALLIPGCSPHLPWKRWPAPGYAALAKTLEQQGLASVAVGTEADRDAIRAIRLQFPALIDLAGRTSLPALAAVARRSALAVGNDTGATFLASALGTPTLMLMSAHTDPVISAPWGQDACWIKRDDLSTLPPEDVLTALAAIRPG, from the coding sequence ATGGAACGGATTCTCGTCATCAAGCATGGTGCATTCGGCGATCTGGTGCAGGCGCTGGATGCATTTCATGCCATCCGGCTTCATCATCCCGCCGCCAGGATCACCTTGCTGACTGCACCAGCCTATCGCGGGCTGACCAGCCTGATTCCATGGTTCGATGACGTCGTCTTTGATCCGCGCCCGGCATGGTGGCGGCTGGATGCCCTGCTGTCACGGCGGCAATGGTTCCGCCGGATGCGGTTTCAGCGCGTGTATGATTTACAGTGCTCCAGCCGGACGGCGCGGTACTTCGCACTGATCCCTCATCGCGAGCGCCCCGAATGGATCGGTGCGGCACGCGGAGCGTCTCATCCCAATCCGGATTTTTCCACCGGCACCTTTTCCAACCGGGATAAAATGGCGGCACAGCTCCGCACCGCCGGATTGCCCCCGCCTTCGCCCGCACCGATGGACTGGCTGGATGCGAATATTGATGCGCTGGCACTGCCACCGCGCTTTGCCCTGCTGATTCCCGGCTGCTCTCCACATCTGCCATGGAAACGCTGGCCTGCACCGGGCTATGCCGCGCTGGCCAAGACGCTGGAGCAACAAGGACTGGCTTCCGTCGCGGTGGGAACAGAGGCGGATCGAGATGCCATTCGTGCTATCCGACTGCAATTTCCCGCTCTGATCGATCTGGCTGGCCGCACATCCCTGCCTGCTCTGGCGGCGGTCGCGCGACGCAGCGCACTGGCTGTCGGAAACGATACCGGTGCGACTTTCCTTGCCTCCGCCCTTGGTACACCGACCCTGATGCTGATGTCCGCGCATACCGACCCGGTGATTTCCGCACCGTGGGGACAAGACGCATGCTGGATCAAGCGCGATGATCTTTCCACGCTGCCGCCGGAAGACGTGCTGACCGCTCTGGCCGCCATCAGGCCGGGCTGA
- a CDS encoding glycosyltransferase family 4 protein, whose protein sequence is MPQIRSNPSRSARGPLVAVVLPGNECFQPSAAGAIALLQAQLAPHACHTRPVIFATEPKKEAAFPGIPFWPIRPLPLPIPRSARYSHALKAALAQAQPDLIEVHNRPRLAIDLARRFPGCPVSLFLHNDPIAMKDARTVEKRIRLSRVLAGVTVVSAFLRDRYTGGHEDVAAPEVQPNCLDLAALPPSLPPEQREKLILFAGRLVEEKGADRFVAACRAVLPRRPGWRAMMIGASRLRPGKDLPYARSVRAEAEAAGIMVDGYQPHAAVLAAMARAAILVVPSLWEEPFGLVALEGMACGAAVLSSNRGGLPEVTGDAAILIDPDQPEQFASALLALTSDDARRAAVSEAGRVQAAGFDASLAAARLDALRLKTIRAWGQR, encoded by the coding sequence GTGCCCCAGATCCGATCCAATCCCTCTCGCTCTGCCCGTGGTCCGCTCGTTGCAGTCGTTCTGCCGGGCAATGAATGTTTCCAGCCTTCAGCAGCAGGCGCCATTGCTTTGTTGCAGGCTCAGTTGGCGCCGCACGCCTGTCATACACGGCCGGTTATTTTCGCGACGGAACCGAAGAAAGAGGCAGCTTTTCCTGGCATTCCGTTCTGGCCGATCAGACCTTTGCCACTGCCGATTCCTCGCTCCGCGCGCTATTCTCATGCCCTGAAAGCGGCTCTGGCGCAGGCACAGCCCGATTTGATCGAGGTGCATAACAGGCCACGCCTTGCGATTGACCTGGCAAGGCGCTTTCCGGGCTGTCCGGTAAGCCTGTTTCTGCATAACGATCCTATTGCCATGAAAGACGCGCGGACAGTCGAAAAGCGGATCAGACTCAGCCGAGTACTGGCTGGTGTGACGGTGGTCTCTGCTTTTCTGCGGGATCGCTATACGGGTGGTCACGAGGATGTCGCCGCCCCGGAGGTTCAGCCGAACTGCCTCGATCTGGCGGCCCTGCCACCTTCTCTGCCGCCGGAGCAGCGGGAAAAACTGATTCTGTTTGCCGGCAGGCTGGTGGAGGAAAAAGGTGCCGACCGTTTTGTGGCGGCGTGCCGCGCCGTCTTGCCGCGGAGGCCGGGATGGAGGGCAATGATGATCGGCGCGTCACGTCTGCGACCCGGCAAGGATCTTCCCTATGCGCGTAGCGTGCGGGCGGAAGCAGAGGCGGCAGGCATCATGGTCGATGGCTATCAGCCGCATGCTGCTGTGCTGGCGGCCATGGCACGGGCTGCCATTCTGGTTGTGCCGAGCCTCTGGGAAGAACCGTTCGGTCTGGTGGCGCTGGAGGGTATGGCCTGTGGGGCTGCTGTCCTGTCCAGCAACCGGGGGGGGCTGCCGGAAGTCACGGGCGATGCCGCGATCCTGATCGACCCGGACCAGCCGGAGCAATTTGCGTCTGCTCTCCTGGCTCTGACCAGTGATGACGCGCGCCGCGCTGCCGTGTCGGAAGCCGGGCGGGTGCAGGCAGCGGGATTTGACGCATCTTTGGCCGCGGCCCGGCTGGATGCGCTGCGCCTGAAAACCATCCGCGCCTGGGGGCAGCGCTGA
- a CDS encoding retroviral-like aspartic protease family protein, with product MWSHTLRYTAQSLIRSLLKAISMRRQGLWLLPLLLSACDASAGSRCELTRHAHLTLIPYGHLFAVPVIIDDQPATMIVDTGAAATVIAVNAIQKLHLAPDPTQSSIIQGIGGLYSHANVQLHTLQLGQASIHDISLAVAGVPEIEGTASPAVGLLGLDILGQYDIALDIPHRTLDLYDSEACSGAFLPWKGKYAALPLHTDWRNALVRLPVYVDNTSLTAILDSGASISVITLASTHKAGETLHPDDVLNRGSGMDMHPVSIYRHAFDRLTVGREEFLNQPIAVGDITLPGGDMLLGTDYLATRRVWISFRHRTIFVQQQESKK from the coding sequence ATGTGGAGCCACACCCTGCGTTACACAGCACAGAGCCTGATCAGATCCTTGCTGAAAGCTATCAGCATGCGGCGTCAAGGGTTGTGGCTGCTGCCTTTATTACTGTCCGCCTGCGATGCCTCAGCTGGATCCCGTTGCGAACTGACGCGCCATGCCCATCTGACGCTGATCCCGTATGGACATCTTTTCGCCGTACCAGTCATCATTGATGATCAGCCGGCAACGATGATCGTGGATACGGGTGCAGCCGCAACCGTCATTGCCGTCAATGCCATTCAGAAACTGCATCTGGCGCCAGATCCGACCCAGTCCTCCATTATCCAGGGCATCGGTGGTTTGTACAGCCATGCCAATGTTCAGCTGCATACGTTGCAACTCGGTCAGGCCAGCATCCATGATATCAGTCTGGCGGTCGCAGGTGTTCCGGAGATCGAGGGTACTGCCTCTCCAGCAGTGGGCCTGCTGGGCCTCGATATACTGGGCCAGTATGACATTGCGCTCGATATCCCTCATCGCACGCTGGATCTTTACGACAGCGAAGCATGCAGCGGTGCTTTTCTGCCATGGAAAGGCAAATATGCCGCCTTGCCCCTGCATACCGACTGGCGGAACGCGCTGGTTCGACTGCCGGTGTACGTTGATAATACCTCTCTGACGGCTATTCTTGATAGTGGAGCCTCCATATCCGTCATCACCCTGGCCAGCACCCATAAGGCAGGTGAAACCCTCCACCCGGATGACGTGCTGAATCGTGGATCAGGCATGGATATGCATCCGGTTTCCATCTATCGCCATGCCTTTGACAGACTGACCGTCGGCAGGGAGGAATTCCTGAATCAGCCCATCGCTGTCGGCGATATCACATTACCAGGGGGCGATATGCTGCTGGGAACCGATTATCTGGCTACCCGACGGGTCTGGATTTCCTTCAGGCACAGAACCATTTTTGTTCAGCAGCAGGAAAGTAAAAAATAG
- the radA gene encoding DNA repair protein RadA — translation MVKDRARYVCQACGAVYPKWAGRCEACGEWNSIVEEAPSSAPVRVTPGRRLAFVSLPASGADAAPPPRIATGIEELDRVLGGGLVPGSVILVGGDPGIGKSTLMLQAAAALARAGGRALYVSGEEAVEQVRLRARRLHLADAPLELAASGHVRDIAATLETARDAALVVIDSIQTMWLDSLDSAPGTVAQVRACGFELIRLAKSVGFALVLVGHVTKEGAIAGPRVLEHMVDAVLYFEGDRGHQFRILRGVKNRFGATDEIGVFEMTDLGLSEVANPSALFLAERRGNIAGSAVFAGMEGSRPVLLEVQALLAPNAGGSPRRAVVGWDSARLGMLLAVLEARCGLKLAQNDVYLNIAGGLRITEPAADLAVAAALISAATEQPVAANEVFFGEVGLSGEIRQVPQTEARLKEAAKLGFEAACRPRRVARGKNRPSPPEGLKLEEIGHLSDLVRRFVPDQP, via the coding sequence ATGGTCAAAGATCGCGCCCGCTATGTATGTCAGGCCTGCGGAGCCGTTTACCCCAAATGGGCCGGACGCTGCGAAGCCTGTGGCGAATGGAACAGCATTGTCGAGGAAGCGCCATCCTCTGCTCCGGTGCGGGTCACGCCGGGGCGCAGGCTGGCTTTCGTCAGCCTGCCTGCCAGTGGCGCGGATGCCGCCCCTCCCCCCCGTATTGCAACCGGGATTGAGGAGCTGGATCGTGTGTTGGGCGGCGGCCTGGTTCCTGGCTCTGTCATTCTGGTGGGGGGTGATCCCGGCATCGGCAAATCCACCCTCATGTTGCAGGCTGCGGCGGCGCTGGCGCGGGCAGGCGGCAGGGCGCTTTATGTCTCCGGTGAAGAAGCGGTGGAGCAGGTCCGCCTGCGGGCGCGCCGCCTGCATCTGGCCGATGCTCCACTGGAACTTGCCGCCAGCGGCCATGTGAGGGATATCGCCGCCACGCTGGAAACAGCGCGTGATGCAGCGCTGGTGGTCATCGACTCGATCCAGACCATGTGGCTGGATAGTCTGGACAGCGCCCCCGGCACCGTAGCGCAGGTCCGTGCCTGCGGTTTCGAGCTGATCCGGCTGGCCAAAAGCGTCGGCTTCGCGCTGGTGCTGGTCGGTCACGTCACCAAGGAAGGCGCCATTGCCGGTCCGCGCGTGCTGGAGCACATGGTGGATGCCGTGCTGTATTTCGAAGGTGACCGGGGCCATCAGTTCCGCATTCTGCGCGGCGTCAAAAACCGCTTTGGTGCCACGGATGAAATTGGCGTGTTCGAAATGACCGATCTGGGTCTGTCTGAAGTCGCCAACCCATCCGCCCTGTTTCTGGCGGAACGACGCGGTAATATCGCCGGCAGCGCGGTTTTCGCAGGGATGGAAGGCTCCCGCCCGGTCCTGCTGGAAGTGCAGGCCCTGCTGGCCCCCAATGCGGGTGGATCGCCGCGCCGGGCTGTGGTCGGCTGGGACAGTGCAAGACTGGGCATGCTGCTGGCGGTTCTGGAAGCACGCTGTGGACTGAAATTGGCCCAGAATGACGTTTATCTGAATATCGCAGGGGGGTTGCGCATCACTGAACCAGCCGCCGATCTTGCCGTTGCCGCCGCCCTGATCTCGGCCGCAACAGAACAGCCCGTTGCAGCCAATGAAGTCTTTTTTGGGGAAGTCGGCCTGTCCGGCGAAATCAGACAAGTGCCGCAGACGGAAGCACGGCTGAAAGAAGCCGCCAAGCTTGGCTTCGAAGCGGCCTGCCGACCGCGTCGGGTAGCACGCGGCAAAAATCGTCCCTCCCCGCCAGAAGGGCTGAAGCTGGAGGAAATCGGGCATCTGTCTGATCTGGTCAGGCGGTTTGTTCCTGACCAGCCCTGA
- a CDS encoding NAD kinase, with product MPEAAFSCRAAEAAPGRIAFLAAPTLLAEEFRARLVAQYGDCPLEDAVCVVALGGDGFMLETLHHVMGKDLPVYGMNCGSVGFLMNPTVASHLPEHLRKSHAAHLHPLRMRAVTQDGTVEEAVAINEVSLLRQRSQTAKIRILVDDRVRLEELICDGVLVSTPAGSTAYNLSAHGPIVPLSANLLPLTPISAFRPRRWRGALLPCDAHVVFEVLEAEKRPVAAVADSREVRDVVSVTVSEDRSMSLTVLFDPDHNLSERIIAEQFTV from the coding sequence AGCCGAGGCAGCCCCCGGGCGGATCGCTTTTCTGGCTGCACCGACCTTGCTGGCGGAGGAATTCCGCGCACGGCTGGTCGCCCAGTATGGGGATTGCCCGCTGGAAGATGCCGTCTGTGTGGTAGCACTGGGCGGTGATGGCTTCATGTTGGAGACACTCCATCATGTGATGGGCAAAGATCTGCCGGTTTACGGCATGAATTGCGGGTCGGTCGGTTTTCTGATGAACCCGACGGTGGCCTCCCACCTGCCGGAGCACCTGCGGAAATCTCATGCGGCCCATCTGCATCCGCTGCGCATGCGGGCCGTCACGCAGGATGGCACCGTGGAAGAAGCCGTGGCGATCAATGAAGTCTCTCTGCTGCGGCAACGCAGCCAGACCGCAAAAATCCGCATTCTGGTCGATGATCGGGTCCGTCTGGAGGAGCTGATCTGCGATGGCGTGCTGGTTTCCACCCCGGCTGGCTCCACCGCCTATAATCTGTCAGCCCACGGGCCAATCGTGCCACTATCGGCCAATTTGCTGCCCTTGACGCCGATCAGCGCATTCCGGCCCCGCCGCTGGCGCGGTGCGCTGCTGCCCTGCGATGCCCATGTCGTGTTCGAAGTGCTGGAGGCCGAAAAGCGCCCCGTTGCCGCGGTTGCCGATTCACGCGAAGTACGGGATGTCGTCTCCGTCACAGTCAGCGAAGATCGCTCCATGTCGCTGACCGTCCTGTTCGATCCGGATCACAACCTGTCAGAACGGATCATCGCCGAGCAATTCACCGTCTAG